In the Pelmatolapia mariae isolate MD_Pm_ZW linkage group LG10_11, Pm_UMD_F_2, whole genome shotgun sequence genome, CCTCTTACTCCCATTTTCTGGGTAAAGCTTCAGAGTTTGCCCACCATGCCAGAGCTGATTGGTTTTGAGCTCCCATCCCCAGGACTGTGAATCTGCCCCCACCAGCACATTGTACCCTGAAGACTGCAGGGGACAGTCCTGCCTCGAAATGCCCACGACGGCATGAGTCCCTCTGTGTTCGGGCCTCCACACCACCTCCCAGACATGAAGTCCACTCTTCACTCCTATCTCCGCCCTCACGCCATCGCTGCTAAGCTCAGCGGGTGAGCGGGTCGCTTCCTGTTTGCAGGGGGACAGCAGGAAGTGAAGAGAACGGTGGACTGTGCTCCAGTGTGAACGACTGTCTCCTGGGGATACTGGAGGGGAGTTCAGCGTAACTGCAAGGCGAGAGGAGGTTGGGACAGCCAGTGGGAGGAACGCTGATGACGAAAAGGGAGGCCTGTCGGCTGTCCTGCTGCAAAACCAACGTGACAGACTCAGACCCATCAGTGCAAACGGCAGGGTCACTCCTATGTGTTGTCAGAGGTGAACTATggagaacaacaaaaaaacaaaatgcgaCTTAATATTAAACCTTAGATATGCAGTCATTAGAGAAAGAAAGTTTGAAAAACGAATTGGACGCTTAATGCTTCCATAGAAATTAAGAgtgtaagtagcagccaggtccTGCTCATCAAATGTACTTAATTAATTGATCACCAGCAAGCATGAGCACTTCTATAAAAGCAAAAGGTTttcagtttgctggtctggagcattcacaGTGTGGAAGTTAAAAACCCTCATTCAGATTTAGAAGGCAGGCAGGATTAAACAAACAATGAGCCTTAGTCCATGAAACAAAGTCCAAAAGGCAAGGCTAAGCAAAAAGTCAGTCCACATAAACATCACAAGCGAACAAAAATGACATCTAAAACAGGCAGGTAACACTCTGGTACGGTTAACAGATACTACCACAAGGACTGAAATCAAAGACAAGGACTGACAATGAAAGACAACGAGACAGGAGTAAGATAAAGCAGATAAATAACTCACAATAAAATATGATAAAAAATGGAATCACTAACAGAACCAAAGACTTGACAAGTACAAGATGACACAAGAAAGGCaaacatttttctgttgttgaaaATGTCAACTGCGAAAATAAAGCTGCCAGATAAATGGACAGAGGAGCAGAAGTCCAAAGCAGTTTGGCATGAAAATATACAAATAGTTCAAATGTGTCCTTAAGTACAGTCCTTGAGTATAGGACTAAGTGCAAAGGTGTTGTATATTTAGAACTCATATCATTACTCAGTGAGAAATGCCTCCGTCAACGGTGGgtctatttaatttaaaaaccatGAAATATGTGGTAAAAGTAATTATCTCAGACACACAGTGTTCTCAGTTTGCAGCAGGATAAAAGGAGGAGGTGGTTTGATATAAGAATATATATTCCAGAAAATGAACAAAGTTCTGACCCCCTGGATAgtgttgtttggtttttagaAATATTTTTGCTAACTAATCCTGAGTTTCAGTTACACAGCTGAGAAGATTGCTTAAGTTTATCCTACAACAGCGATGCATATATGTGTTagaaaatctgccaaatcacatCTGAGCtgtgataaataaaaaagaattgaATTTATCTTCGAAGCGTACAGATAACACTGCACAACGCACACCAATAACACTGCTGTTGTGATAAATTTAGTGTTTCCATCATGAATTTCTCTGTTTTAATCTACTTTCCTGGCAACTTTGTATAGTTTTTACAGGAATTGGAACACTGGTGTAGCAGGGGATACTAGGAAGCTGTATTTCAACATTATACACTTGGATTTTTTGTTGGAAATTATTTGATAATTATTTATGACAGttacagtttttatatttaaatatagtatttaaacacatttaaatagcTTAAAGCATATTTTTTAGTAATAATGAAACAAATACAATGTTAAGGAACAGACAAGGGTGGCCAATTAAGCTAAAAAAGGGGGGTTTTAGCATAAAAATTGCTGAATTTCTTTTGTTAACTACATGAAATATAAAGGAAACAAAtagttttataaataaatacagatttgTTAAATGTTAAGAAGGGTACTTCTCCGAACATGATACAAATGCTCTATAATAAAATTCACCAGAATTGAGGAGATTGGGTGTTAGATGCACAAACTTTTGGGGGAAGGATCCTCAGACCTCTTCATGATATCCTCCCCATAAAGCCAAACCTACTCCCGTGTATTTATTTAACGTCACCTGTTAAGGTGGAGCAGAATAAAGTGAACTAGAAGAAcacagtaattttttttaaaaaaaaagacagaaagtctCCATTGAGCTAAGCAAACAGTGTAGATAGGGACTTCTATCAGCCTTACCCGCTGGTGTGGCTCCTTCTCTGGTGCTCATGAGGAGATTTCCTTCACGAACCCTCCGCCTGGTTCCCTATCTGAGCTTATATGAGGCTCTTATCAAGCATCTCCTGCGTCTTATCGCCGCAACGTAACCGCTCCGGTTTTTTGTTGATGCTTCTCGACTCGACCTCCGGAACGGGAACAGCACAGTCCATCACTGCAGTCTGACGCCTGCAGAGATGCAGTGACAAGGACGAGAGAGCCGTGACGCTGTTTGTTGTTTATCTGCAGCCCTCATCACTTTCCGTCTTTATTTCTCCCTCCACTTTTTTTTATCGCGTCCGGTAGTGGATGTAAACATAAATGGCGAAACATAGGAAGAGAATCAGACTCGGACTTTTGATCaacaagaagagaaaaataaaataaaacccgAAGCGGCTCATCGTTTGACAGAGCGCAGGCGCATCAGGGGACTGTGGGTCCTGAagccctctgtgctgtcttacAGACATTTGACACACTAGAGCGCACTTTGGACAGAAGCCTCAAGAAAATAAAGATATATATACTGATATATAACTGCGTCCACAGACAACAGATTATAGATATATACTGCGTTTAGAGACAACACTCCTGACACTAAGATAGGATATTTATTTATCACAGGGCTATGAAACTCCTCTGTTACAGCAGTTAGATTAGCTATAGTACTTAAATTAAACTTAAATTAGCAGAATATTATGTAACTCATTAGAATACAATGCAATACTAcatgtttcatatttaattaaagttggtgtgtgtttgtgtgtccgtgtgtaagAATGAGTTGTGTGGTTATGTGGATGTGAATTATGTGGATACGTGGGAATCTATTCAGTCCAAACAGAGAGAAcatataactaaataaataagggTGTAGGGTTAAAATAAACTGTTAACATGTGAGAACAGTTGATTCTTCCATGGACAGATGTGTTGCTCTCAGGCTGTTGTGATATTTGATACCACAAGTTACTAcatgtgaaaaatgtgaaagatGTATCTGCGATTATCCGTGATCGATAACGGTTTGTTCAGtgatcagccaatcacagagccgACTTTCCTGATCAGTTTATTCAGTCTGCTGGATCTATCAGCTCTGACGCTGCtcccccagcagaccacagtaAAGTACACCGCACTCACCACAACAGAGGAACAGAAAATCTCAGAAAACTCATATCAAAGATCTCAGCTTAATTATGAAATAGAGCCTG is a window encoding:
- the si:ch1073-228j22.2 gene encoding SPRY domain-containing SOCS box protein 1, giving the protein MGLSLSRWFCSRTADRPPFSSSAFLPLAVPTSSRLAVTLNSPPVSPGDSRSHWSTVHRSLHFLLSPCKQEATRSPAELSSDGVRAEIGVKSGLHVWEVVWRPEHRGTHAVVGISRQDCPLQSSGYNVLVGADSQSWGWELKTNQLWHGGQTLKLYPENGSKRSHSEVAADSKSQSSSSSNAKMAQTPLLIPERVLLVLDADAGTLGFVVNGSFLGVAFKDLPRDVELFPAVSSVRGGACIRLRYMNGSTRDPPSLMALCGLSIRQNLGQKRLKHMDKLPLPPFLQRCLASSH